CACTTAATCAACACGTAGCTACAGAGATCATTCAACGATGATGATGGCAAGCGCTCAAGAGCAAGGGCTGAAGCTGCTGGGGGCGGCGTCCGGGGTGAGCCCGTACGTGATCCGCGCCCAGATGGCGCTCGGCATCAAGGGGCTGACCTACGACTACCTCCCTGAGGACCCCCGGTGCAAGAGCGACCTGCTCCTTGCGTCCAATCCCGTGCACAAGAAGCTGCCTGTCCTCATCCACGGCAGTAGGCCCGTCTGCGAGTCGCTGATCATCTTGGAGTACCTTGACGACGCCTTCCCCGGAAATGGCGTCTCCATCCTCCCTACTGACCCCTACCACCGTGTTGTTGCCCGTTTCTGGGCTACCTATGTGGACAACAAGGTTTGTTTCCTCTCGTCTAGTTTGGCCCATCTTGACTTTATTTTCATTAAATTGATACTacttttttttttgttttgagttggACATGTTGGTTGCATGCATTGTGTTATGCATATGTTGGGCATTCGGTCGGAGTTGTATTATCTTATATATCCATTGAATGAAAAATATGGGTTATTGAAAAAATCACATAAtcaatgtgctgccgcagctgttcCCTTCGTGCATCGGCATCCTCAAGACGAGGAAGCCGCAGGAAAGAGCCGACAAGGTGGAGGAGACCTTGTCGTCGCTCGGGCTCCTAGAGGCTGCCCTGGCGGAATGCTCAATtgaagaggaggcggaggcgttGTTCTTTGGCGGTGGCTCTCTCGGGCTGCTCGACATCGCGCTTGGGTGCTATCTTCCCTGGATCGAAGCGATAGGCTGCCTT
This portion of the Triticum dicoccoides isolate Atlit2015 ecotype Zavitan chromosome 7A, WEW_v2.0, whole genome shotgun sequence genome encodes:
- the LOC119332854 gene encoding probable glutathione S-transferase GSTU6, with amino-acid sequence MASAQEQGLKLLGAASGVSPYVIRAQMALGIKGLTYDYLPEDPRCKSDLLLASNPVHKKLPVLIHGSRPVCESLIILEYLDDAFPGNGVSILPTDPYHRVVARFWATYVDNKLFPSCIGILKTRKPQERADKVEETLSSLGLLEAALAECSIEEEAEALFFGGGSLGLLDIALGCYLPWIEAIGCLASMPPFLDATRTPKLAAWAERFRAAEPIWGLLPEADKVEKYISTVLYPKWKAALTAPETN